The Lates calcarifer isolate ASB-BC8 linkage group LG24, TLL_Latcal_v3, whole genome shotgun sequence sequence acacacacacacacacaaccccccgAATAAATACGGCTCAGACACAGTTCTTCCTGTCGGGGAGGCTGGTAGAGGTGTGCTGCAGTCTCACCCTGTCGCAAAGAGCTAATTGGAGTGGCCTCATTTAGCAACACGTCAAGATGGGACGCGACAACACCGTGTCAGCGCCTCCACAAATCTCCTGCACGGTCTAAACTTAATAGCATGTCAGAGACCACAACTGATGCAACGGGGGTCACCGGGAGCCTATGTTTCACTATAACGAACCCCTCTCCAACCCCGGCACTGGGACTGTGGTGGCAAAGCAGGAGATTAATGTCCCAATCAGTGatgtggttaaataaaaagagcTGTGAACTATATGAGCGCCAGTCTGGATTATCATAAGGCAGCCAAACACCAAATAGAGCTAagcagaaatgaataaataaaaaaggagataatttgtgtttttgtctttttcatgcTTCTCGCAAtagttttgacatttcatttctaaaGATGGATGAACTCTATTTCACAGATAAAACGGCAAGTTGCTCCAGTGCAGCCCTGGTCCCAGTGGACTCCACATGTGGAGGACCAACTCAAAGTTACATAGAACAGCGAGTGTTGtttgcaaatttaaaaaaaagattcaaagGCAGAGTTTAGATAATAGCTCATAATTCAGGATTAAGTCAGACGTTGTGCTGCAAATTCAATAAAGAGTTTTTTGAAAGAGTTTGATGTTGGGATagattatttaatttaaatacaaGCCTGTTTAAAGCTAGGTTCTGCTGTGATAATTACACAtaaatttaataattaatgacattaatatatatttagatttttgctGTCTTTCCTGTTGATCTCGAGCTTCTTGCCAAGGCCAAAAAGCAGAACAattaaaaagtcacatttctgaaattcaaaagcaaaacaaccaAGAGGAGCTCTGCATATCGTCCACTCACACACTATGCCTGCAGATTATAAGTCattttatgagaaaaaaaaaaacaaaacaaacaaaaaaaaccaatgTCTGGATTATGGTTGTATGCAAACTTAGACGTTCACTGTAGGATGGATTGCTCCATTACCCAGGCTCTTGCACTGAAATCGTTTTATGGCTGCAAATACGACAGGGTTTCTTGGAGGCGTTTTTGAAATGTCTGCATGCCAATGAACTAAAGTGGCCTTGACTTGAATTTGACCTTTTTGTATTAGGACTCTTAAGCTCAGCAGATGGGAGACTGTAGGATACCATTTTTACAAGGTATTTCATGACATACAACTTATGGTGTATAGCCTCTTAAGTTTTTTTAACTTTGGAGCAGTTAAAAATAGAGATCACATGTCCATCTCTCTCTACCtctaccccaccccacccccctctcagTTGCATACAGGATCATTTTTGCTAGAAATCTAATAGTTAAACGccactgtaaaatgtttaacTTATCGATTTAGTTCTCAGTGAGTGACGGCAGCTGGGCATGCAGATCAGAGTGCTGGCTAATGCATGGGCACCTCATCCATCAAGGGGCACGGATTATAGCTTTTCTTCTAATCTTGGACTGTACTCCACGTGTCAGTGGCTGCAAGTTCTGCAAAAAAACAGTCTCTCCAAAAGTTGCATTTatactgtttaaaaacaagACCGCCGTATTCATAAGGGAGCTCACCAGAAGAATGCCAGTAAGGTCCAAAAAGTCATTAAGAGGAACCAGAACTTataattattatcatcattattattttactttttccattACACTATAGTCTATATCCATTTTTTGAACACCCATGctgtttgcagaaaaaaaatgacttttaaaatggtaaaaacaacatgaagagaaaaagatgaacCACCATTCTGTCTGATATTTGATGCGCAGATAAGCTGCAGTGTCTACCTTGGTAACACAAACGTCAGGCTCGGTTTACTGGCCACAAGTGCTCGTAATAAATATTCATGATGCTGGCGCCTGCGCTTTCCCGATATCAGAGTGTTTGTCATTTCCAGACTTGAGcgtaaatacattttaaagtggATGTTTTCCTGCGCCTCCTATTTGATCTGGAGTCAGCATCAGCTCCTATAGGGCCGCCTGATAGGGAGACGCGCTGCAGCCTGTCGTCGACTCCTCTTTTTACGAGCATTTTATTTTCGACACCGTTCAGTGTAAACTAATACGACAGAAGCATGAAGTGGAAATTAAACAGCATAGTCAAGGGCTCATGCTTTGCATTCAGTTGTACTGGTGCGTTAAAGGCGCACAGCCTGGCTGCTTTTTTGGCTAAAAAggttgttgtttctctctctctccctcagttaAAAACATGTGCTGGGGAATAAAAGACGAGGATAAATTATGAACACAAGCCTGTGGCCATAATGAGGCAAATAACCATCAATccaaacaaaactcaaaaatattcCAAGAAAGTATTTTTCCATCATTATTATGGACTGTAAAAcagaattttacatttaaagggGGTTTCAAGTTCAAAATGACGACTAAACTGGTTTCAGGTGGATTTCACTATCCTCCATATCTGCATTTGTCAATCTGGCATCagctttatatttaaatatggtGCATGTGTGCAATATCCCGCCAGCCCTAGAAACCACACGAGCCAGTTTTAACACATCCACTTTAAACTATTTATATTTGCAGTTACATGTGAACATTTTTCTATAAAGCTCgaaaagtgacttttttttttttcctgaaacgACTTCACACGGCAGTGGAGTgcgtctttttttctttctctatagCCAGTGCATCAGTGAAGCATCAGCACTGGAACCTAGATAGATAGTGTTAAATAGAGTCgaaaaagtcattttattaCCATCCTTCATTTATCTCCAAATTTAATAGTCcgtgaaaagaaaatatgaatacatttcaATACATTTCAGCAAATCATCTAAGATGGTGGGAGTCGtggatgttttttattttttggcacGCGCAGgcacgcacgcgcgcacacacacctcctcctctgctgctgttgtttctgtgtgtatttttttcttttaatcttaAAGTTGCTATTTGGTTCTTTTTCGGGTGTGTGGAGCAGTTTTGACAAAGCTGCAGACTGACAGATCGTGGCAGTGTTAACCATGATCACCGGCGGCTGCTGATGTGATCTCTGCCTAATGGGGCGGTCAAGCAAGCTGCAGCCAGGAACAATGAGGGGGCCAcattgactctctctctctccccccacacACTCCAGCCAGCTCTCCCTTAAATCTACGAAATCCcgacaaaacacagcaaagaaaataaattagattTGAAAATTAGATTCCCGAACAATTAAGTAACGAAAACTACTCCCGGTTTTACACTGAGGAACAACCGCCGTGATTAATCGATTTCATTTGCACATTACTGGAGGGCAAAGTGTTGGATGTTAATTTTGAATAAACAGAAGATGCACACGGGGGGAGTGAATTTACTTATTATGACTGTCAGGAAAGTTGTGACAGTGCGTTTAGAGCTTGGTGCTAACCTTTAGCTTTAAATGAGCTGCAGCctctgacactcacacacacacacacacacactcactcactcactctccccctctccctctcacacacttgcaaaagcatgcacacacactcagcaaacAGCTAAAATTATTTATGCAACTAAACATGCAGTCATTATTTCATCGAAACCGTTTTGCAAGTCTGTTTTAGTCTGCAGCAGATTCTTATATTTTGGTGCAGCCTATATAAAAAGAACCCATTATTTTCCACACAGATCAACCTCAAACACTAATGAAACCAATAACCTCCAACGCAATTgcattattgtattttttaatccTTTAATATAGTACGAAATGTatccaaacatttttttgtaaacTAAATTTTACATACGAGCGCATTTCTCCATAAATACCGATCATTTCTAACATGTTACCGGTCCTTTACATGCGGATAAATATGGAAAATTGAGCTACTTACATGTAATAATACTTCCTTTCAGACAAAGCAATTGacaagagattttttttatatttatcacGTACATAAACAGATTGACACGGAATTTCAGGCTTTCACTACACGATTTATCGACATGACATTAAATAACAACAATGAATACTGTGCTACTCAAACTGGACCTTGGACGAAAATGTTGCACTGAATAGGCTACAAAAGCACATTAATACTAAGAGTCGGTTAGGTCGACGTGTAGACTGTAGTAATACTGAATAATTCACATTTGGTACACAACTATAACATTCTTTTCAATGAAGTCTATTCATCGCAATATTCTTTAAAACCATCTCATTTTTCCATATATCTAGGGAccacatttttcacaaattcCCTTAGACTGTGATAGAActatttacaaaataaaatattacatttttccCCCCAACTTCGTGAAATCCTTTATGTACAAAAATTCAGCCCCCCCTCCTCCTACCCCCGCAGATAGCATGCTGTTTGAGATCTCTTTTTGAGCAGTCTctcagtaaaaataaagaaattattgAGGGGGGAAAGTTAAACTTGGTGGCTGTCCTCGCTTCCTTTTTAGTCCATGCATTCTCTTTCACTGACATTAGGACAGCCTTTAAATGATCGACTGGGGCCTCTCCCGTGTGTTTCTCAGTCCATGTTTCACTGGCTGACTTTTTAGAAAGTCTTTGATTCCAAGCAGTTTTGTAATTCTGcagtcttttttcttctctttctgtttttttttttcaaaaatatttacacGTACCATTCATTGAAATTTGACGACAGCGTGCTGTGGCTGGCTGTGTGGTGTACTGCTGAGGCTGCTGGTGATatggagctgctgctctggTTCTCTGTGGACGGTGATACTATGGTGGGAGGCGTGGAGGACTCGTACCCTGAACTGGCCGCTGGAGATGGCTGCGATGCTGGATTGGTGGATTCGTGGACCTGCGATAATGAGAAACATGTCGTTAAaaaatcctgttgtttttttctcttgcctTTGGTTTGTTTATTGTGCAAATACAAGACATAAGAAATtcatcaaaacaaattaaaactcCCTAATTTGACTGTTTTGGACATCTGGAAAATTCTAAAACAAAAGCATACCCAAAACATTATTATTCTCATTAAGATCTTAATCTGATTTGTCggttgaaagaaaagaaagaaagaaagtgtcAAGGCAGATTAACTTATGCTTCTCTATTCTTGtataaaaaaagaatagaaagagagaagaatAAAAGCTACAACCCCTTCtttaaacaatataaataattttcagtttacacatacacataactGCAAAGTCACAGCTTGAAgattaacattattaaaaagtgaacactgaagacaaataaataaaaagccatCGGGTTTTACCTTCATGTGTTTTCGGAGGGAGCTGGGGTGTGTGTATGACTTGTCGCACATTTTGCACAGATAGGGCTTGTCCGACGTGTGGACGTGCATGTGTTTCTTGCGGTCACTGCTGTTTGCAAATCGCCTGTCGCAGCCGTCAAATTCACACTTAAAAGGCTTCTCAcctaaataaagaaaacaaaagaattgCAATGTTTAACACTGAGTGGATTCTATATTAACATCCCATATTacacattatttcatttaatggTTTTAACGCCTAAGAAGAGACTAACTTAATAATGGCGACgtttgatttttacttttacattttttaatccTTGACTGACAACTATAGTCTACTTCCTTAAAGGCTGTAAATTAATTAGACTTAACCCATTTAGGCTGATGAATAAATTCAGGTAATTCAATTAAAATACGCACTACACATTACACTTATCACATAAAATAAGAAGACTATAAAAATGCctataaaatattttctgtcgACAACTGCTCTGAATCACATGCCAGTGAAGAGACTCCAGCTGCCTAATAAATAATAACCCGGATCGCATGCATGTTTTGGATGGGATATTGTCAGCATGGATTTGGcagttaaaaaagaagaagaagaagccagATCTGCAGGGTTCTTACCGGTGTGAGTCCTTTTGTGAATTTTTAGATTTTCCGATCGAGCAAATACTTTGCCACAGCCGGGGAACGGGCACGGAAAGGGTTTTTCTCCGGTGTGTACTCTGATATGATTTACAAGTTTGTATTTGGCTTTGAATGGCTTCCCTTCTCTGGAGCAGTCCTCCCAGAAGCAGATGTGGTTGGTCTGCTCCGGTCCCCCCACATGCTCCACCGTCAGATGGGTGACAAGCTCGTGCATTGTGCTAAAAGTTTTGTTGCACGACTTTTTGGGATTCGTCAGCTGCTCCGGCTCGATCCACTTGCAGATGAGCTCTTGTTTGATCGGCTGCCTCATGTAGCGAAAGAAGGCCCCTGCTCCGTGGTGCGCGGCCATATTCATGTTCATGGGGCCGTAGCCGTGCAGCTGGGTCGAAGCATAGTGGTCGGACCGCGGGCTCGTAACGTGGCCGTACTGGTCGGCCCGTCCATACATGTCCCCCGAGAAGCCCAGCCGCATCTGGCTGTTGACCACGTTGGAAGAGGCATGGCTCGCCGCTTGCTCGTGAAGCCCCGGGAAGAGCAGGTGCCCCGCTGCATCTGAGTGTCCATGTGGCCCTGCGAAACTTCCAGAGGCGAACAAACTGTGCTGCGCCCCGGCGGCGTCCCCGAAACCCCGATTTCTGAAGAGAAAGTCCCTGGTGGAGTTGAAAGCTGCCGTGGAGTAAGAGCCAACGTGGGTCGGGTGGTGATGGTGTCCCAGGGCGGCTGCTGCGTAGCCGGGCGCCTGGGAGGAAAACGCCGTCTGTCCGGAGCCAATATCGTGGGagctgtggtttattttgaagGCGCCCATCCCATCCGCGAACGGATTTATCCCCAAcgccacttctctctctgtgacttcGCCTGTTGAGTGATGCCGCGAGGAGCCGAAAGTAGTGACTCCTATGGTGGGATACTGCGGTCCTGCGTCCAAGAGCATCTTCAGTCTAGACTCGCCGAGACGACTGAGAGCAGAAATCAAAAAATCACGCACAGATAttcttcctcccccctctctctctatctcttggACCTCACTCGACTGAGCAAACTCTCAAATCCACCgattttttgtttactttctaAGACGCGAGGAATTCCCCTATACCGCTCATCCGATGCACATGCAGAATCATGTATACATGCAATATTGTCTTTTGCGGTTTATCTTCCTGTGGCGCAACTTTCACCTCCTCAGTCAGGCGGTGAGCTCTAGACTGATAGTCGCAATCATTCCTGCAGATAAATGAATTGAAAAGACAACACAGTCCAGCCCTGATGaatgggagaggaggggggtagTCATGTGGACCCGCAGCCGCGCGCTCATTGGCGGAGCGCCTTTCCCCCCAATAACATCCACTCACCAAATAACAATCCACGGTGCAGGGCCCACACTTCTATTGGCCTCTTTGCATCATCAATCCCAGATATTGTGAGATTGCTGACTGTGAATTTGGTTAAAAGGCTGaataacagcaaaacaaaaaaaaaacgaaagGGAAAAAGTTGAGGAACACAAGACACCAATTTGGCCTTGTAGAAAGTCAAAGCACGTTTTTCAGTCCATATGCAAAAAATGAGTTTATGAAGCAAATGTGTCGGATTGTCTTTGTTGAGGTAGATTACCAAGCGCGCCCTTTTGTGGCGTAATTGGCACTGATTTGTACAATTAAGCACTCAGATAGAGAACACCtcaaatctatctatctatctatctatctatctatctatctatctatctatctatctatctatctataataGGTAGATAAGATGTGGCAGGTACAGGTATGGAGAGACAAGTTTAACGTCTTTTCCTATAGGAAATCCCTTGGGAAACCCTGAGGTTTGATATAAACTCAGTCCACTGTCACCACTCTCTtta is a genomic window containing:
- the zic1 gene encoding zinc finger protein ZIC 1; protein product: MLLDAGPQYPTIGVTTFGSSRHHSTGEVTEREVALGINPFADGMGAFKINHSSHDIGSGQTAFSSQAPGYAAAALGHHHHPTHVGSYSTAAFNSTRDFLFRNRGFGDAAGAQHSLFASGSFAGPHGHSDAAGHLLFPGLHEQAASHASSNVVNSQMRLGFSGDMYGRADQYGHVTSPRSDHYASTQLHGYGPMNMNMAAHHGAGAFFRYMRQPIKQELICKWIEPEQLTNPKKSCNKTFSTMHELVTHLTVEHVGGPEQTNHICFWEDCSREGKPFKAKYKLVNHIRVHTGEKPFPCPFPGCGKVFARSENLKIHKRTHTGEKPFKCEFDGCDRRFANSSDRKKHMHVHTSDKPYLCKMCDKSYTHPSSLRKHMKVHESTNPASQPSPAASSGYESSTPPTIVSPSTENQSSSSISPAASAVHHTASHSTLSSNFNEWYV